GAAAACTCCGAGGACACACGATCCATGGAAGAGGGGACAAAAAAATTCATCGAATGGATAAATAGCGGAAAGCTTGAAATACGAGTCTACCCCTCACAAAAAATCCACGCCAAAATATACATCATGACCTTTCGAGAGGGGGATCGGGACACCGGGAGAGTGATCACCGGTTCAAGCAACTTTACCCAGAGCGGATTAGTAGACAACCTCGAATTCAATGTAGAACTCAAAAACCGAAGTGACTATGAGTTTTCCCGCCAGAAATTCGAAGAACTCTGGCAGAAAAGTGTTGACGTGAGTGAACGCTATGTTACCACTCTTAAAAACGAAACCTGGCTAAACCAGAACATCTCCCCCTATGAGCTGTACCTCAAATTTCTCTATGAATACTTCAAGGATCAGTTAAACCAGACAGGCGAAATTGACATGGACTACCTCCCACAAAACTTTAGAAAACTTGCCTACCAACAACAGGCCGTGCTCAATGCCAAAAAAATCCTCCTCGAATACGGTGGCGTTTTTATCTCCGATGTGGTTGGTCTGGGGAAAACCTACATCGCGGCAATGCTTGCCAAACAATTTGACGACAGAACCCTCGTGATTGCTCCCCCTTTCCTGATAGATAAAGACAATCCCGGTTCCTGGTACAATGTGTTTGCATATTTCAATGTTTCTGCTGATTATGAATCCATCGGGAAACTGGATGATTTAAAAGATGAAAAAATAGAAAAATATAAAATATATAGAAACATCATCATTGATGAAGCCCACCGTTTTCGCACAGAACAAACCATCACCTACGAAAATCTCGCCAAAATCTGCCGGGGGAAAAGGGTGATTCTCGTTACTGCAACCCCTTACAACAATTCACCCAGAGATATTTTAAGCCTCATTAAACTCTTCCAAAATGCCAGAAAGAGCACCATCCCCAACGTTCCCGATCTGGAGTCGTTCTTTTCCAGACTTGAAAACAGATTAAAAAACCTGGACAGAAAAGAAAACTACACCCGGTATATTGCCACAGTAAAAGAAAACGCCAGGGAAATCCGCGACAGGATACTCAAATACCTGATGGTACGCCGAACCCGTTCGGAGATTGAGAAATACTTTAGCGAAGACCTGAAAGAACAGGGGCTCAAGTTTCCACGCGTGGAAAAACCCGTCCCCTTTTTCTATGAACTCAACGAAAAAGAAGACAAGATTTTCAACGAAACCATCCAGCTACTTGCCCGTAAGCTTACCTATGCTCGTTACACATCCATGCTGTATCACAAAGAAGAGATGGACGAGTTAACCAAACAGTCCCAGCGGAACATGGGAAGCTTTATGAAAATCCTTCTCGTTAAACGACTCGAGAGCAGTTTTTTCGCCTTCAAAAAATCCATAGAAAGATTCATCCACTCTTATGAAATGTTTTTGAGAGAATACGAAAAAGGCTCTGTCTATGTAAGCGCCAAACACATCAACAAAATCTTTGAGTTTCTCGAAGAAGGTGACGATAAGGCTATCGAAAAACTCCTCGAAGAAGGCAAAGCAGAAAAATATGACAGTAAAGATTTCAAAGAGGAACTCAAAAAAAACCTTGAAAACGACATCGCCATTCTGCGGAAAATCCAGGATCTCTGGCAGAATATCGACCGTGACCCCAAGCTTTTAAAATTCTTTAGCGAACTGGATAGCAACCCTGTGCTTCAAAACAACCACCTCCTTATTTTCACGGAATCCAAAGAAACCGCTCACTACCTCTACGAAAATCTCAACAAAAAATATCCTGGAGCGGTGTTGTTGTTTACCGGGGATTCCAATAAATCCCTGAGAGAAAGGGTGATTGAAAACTTTGATGCCAACGCCATCCACAAAAAAGACACATACCGTATTTTGATAGCCACGGAAGTCCTTTCAGAAGGTGTCAACCTTCACCGCGCCAACGTTGTCATCAACTACGATATTCCATGGAATCCAACCCGCATGATGCAGAGAGTGGGACGTATCAACCGCGTGGATACCCCTTTTGATACCATCTACACCTTTAACTTCTTCCCCACGACCCAGTCCAATGACCACATTAAACTCAGAGAAGCTGCTGAAACCAAAATCAACGCGTTTCTCACCCTTCTCGGAGGGGATGCAGAACTGTTGACCGAAGGCGAACCCATTGGCTCCCATGAGCTTTTTGACCGCTTGACCTCACAAAAAACCCTCGAGGGCGATGAAGACTTGCAGGAAAGCGAACTCAAATACTTGAACATCATCAAAGACATCCGCCAAAAAGATCCTTACCTTTTTGACAGGATCAAAAAACTCCCCAAAAAAGCCAGAACAGCCAAAAAATACCCCGAGGAAGTACAAAAAGATGCTCAGGACACCCCCAACCATAAAGAACTTCTCTTCTCCCCCACACAAAACGCCTGTATCACCTACTTCCGACGCGGGAAGCTCCAGAAGTTTTTCCTTGTAAAGAGTGGCGAGGAAACAGCTCGGGAGATCGATTTCATCACCGCTGCCCGTATCCTGGAAAGCACCCCCGACGAAAAAAAGATAACCCTTCCCGAGGAGAGATACGACATGCTGGACAAAAACAAGCAGGCTTTCCTGCAAGAGACCACCGAAGAAACAAGCGAACCCCAAAAGGGAGGCGGCCGAGATAGTGCTTATGAAATCAGGCGAATCCTCAAAGCCTGCCTCCAAAACACCCAACAACTCACCGAAGAGCAAGAAGCTTACCTGAGAAAGGTGCTCGAACGGCTTGAGGAAGGCGCCATTATAAAATCAACCAT
This sequence is a window from Thermospira aquatica. Protein-coding genes within it:
- a CDS encoding helicase-related protein translates to MHTDLSFITNEQKQSLKERFNVLIKDTAFFDCLVGYFYLSGFHTIYPALEKTEKIRILIGIGTDSRTFQALQEKDSLNPESSSSPLSHPEVKGKIETLVKEEMENSEDTRSMEEGTKKFIEWINSGKLEIRVYPSQKIHAKIYIMTFREGDRDTGRVITGSSNFTQSGLVDNLEFNVELKNRSDYEFSRQKFEELWQKSVDVSERYVTTLKNETWLNQNISPYELYLKFLYEYFKDQLNQTGEIDMDYLPQNFRKLAYQQQAVLNAKKILLEYGGVFISDVVGLGKTYIAAMLAKQFDDRTLVIAPPFLIDKDNPGSWYNVFAYFNVSADYESIGKLDDLKDEKIEKYKIYRNIIIDEAHRFRTEQTITYENLAKICRGKRVILVTATPYNNSPRDILSLIKLFQNARKSTIPNVPDLESFFSRLENRLKNLDRKENYTRYIATVKENAREIRDRILKYLMVRRTRSEIEKYFSEDLKEQGLKFPRVEKPVPFFYELNEKEDKIFNETIQLLARKLTYARYTSMLYHKEEMDELTKQSQRNMGSFMKILLVKRLESSFFAFKKSIERFIHSYEMFLREYEKGSVYVSAKHINKIFEFLEEGDDKAIEKLLEEGKAEKYDSKDFKEELKKNLENDIAILRKIQDLWQNIDRDPKLLKFFSELDSNPVLQNNHLLIFTESKETAHYLYENLNKKYPGAVLLFTGDSNKSLRERVIENFDANAIHKKDTYRILIATEVLSEGVNLHRANVVINYDIPWNPTRMMQRVGRINRVDTPFDTIYTFNFFPTTQSNDHIKLREAAETKINAFLTLLGGDAELLTEGEPIGSHELFDRLTSQKTLEGDEDLQESELKYLNIIKDIRQKDPYLFDRIKKLPKKARTAKKYPEEVQKDAQDTPNHKELLFSPTQNACITYFRRGKLQKFFLVKSGEETAREIDFITAARILESTPDEKKITLPEERYDMLDKNKQAFLQETTEETSEPQKGGGRDSAYEIRRILKACLQNTQQLTEEQEAYLRKVLERLEEGAIIKSTIKKTLRALNNLSQDAENPLTVLNVLRSNISDHILKNHYAEENEDKDLPKKREVILSLYLTHE